A part of Aegilops tauschii subsp. strangulata cultivar AL8/78 chromosome 2, Aet v6.0, whole genome shotgun sequence genomic DNA contains:
- the LOC109754456 gene encoding omega-hydroxypalmitate O-feruloyl transferase, whose amino-acid sequence MVAEAKQNGVATMAGSKAQLMSVKRREPTLVSPAEATPTGEQYYLSNLDQNIAVIVQTVYCFKCPSGRGNEGAADVLRDALARVLVHYHPLAGRLGISPEMKLTVECTGEGVPFVEAEAACDLALIGDLSTPDPAALGQLVYSVPGAKNILEMPPMTAQVTRFKCGGFSLGLAMNHCMFDGLGAMEFVNSWAEMARGATELTVPPFLDRSVLRPRDPPVISNPHCEFEEIADVSEMAALYGREELMYRSFCFDPDRLERVRGLALADGDLEKCTTFEALSGLVWRARTRALGLAPEQQTKLLFAVDGRRRFAPPLPKGYFGNGIVLTNALATAGDLLSAPVSRAAGKVQEAVRMVTDEYMRSAVDYFEATRARPSLASTLLITTWSRLAFNGADFGWGEPTMSGPVTLPEKEVILFLAHGKERKSINVLLGLPASAMDAFQELMDEI is encoded by the exons ATG GTTGCGGAGGCGAAGCAGAACGGCGTGGCCACCATGGCGGGCAGCAAGGCGCAGCTGATGTCGGTGAAGCGCAGGGAGCCGACCCTGGTGTCGCCGGCGGAGGCGACACCAACGGGGGAGCAGTACTACCTGTCCAACCTGGACCAGAACATCGCGGTGATCGTGCAGACCGTGTACTGCTTCAAGTGCCCGTCGGGCCGCGGCAACGAAGGCGCCGCGGACGTGCTCCGGGACGCTCTGGCCCGCGTGCTCGTCCACTACCACCCGCTCGCAGGCCGCCTCGGCATCAGCCCGGAGATGAAGCTCACCGTGGAGTGCACCGGCGAGGGCGTCCCGTTCGTGGAGGCCGAGGCCGCCTGCGACCTCGCCCTCATCGGCGATCTCTCCACCCCGGACCCCGCCGCGCTGGGCCAGCTCGTGTACTCCGTTCCCGGCGCCAAGAACATCCTCGAGATGCCGCCCATGACGGCGCAG GTGACCAGGTTCAAGTGTGGCGGCTTCAGCCTCGGGCTGGCCATGAACCACTGCATGTTCGACGGTCTGGGCGCCATGGAGTTCGTCAACTCCTGGGCCGAGATGGCGCGCGGCGCCACAGAGCTCACTGTGCCGCCGTTCCTCGACCGCTCCGTTCTCCGCCCGCGCGATCCTCCTGTGATCTCCAACCCGCACTGCGAGTTCGAGGAGATCGCTGACGTCTCGGAAATGGCGGCGCTCTACGGCCGCGAGGAGCTGATGTACCGCTCCTTCTGCTTCGATCCGGACAGGCTGGAGCGCGTCCGCGGTCTCGCCCTCGCCGACGGGGATCTCGAAAAATGCACCACCTTCGAGGCGCTCTCCGGCCTCGTCTGGCGCGCTCGCACCCGCGCGCTAGGGCTCGCGCCGGAGCAGCAAACGAAGCTGCTGTTCGCCGTGGACGGGCGGCGCCGCTTCGCGCCTCCGCTCCCGAAGGGGTACTTCGGGAACGGCATCGTGCTGACCAACGCGCTAGCCACGGCGGGGGATCTGCTGTCGGCGCCGGTGTCGCGCGCGGCTGGGAAGGTGCAGGAGGCCGTGCGGATGGTAACGGACGAGTATATGCGGTCGGCGGTGGACTATTTTGAGGCGACGCGCGCACGGCCATCGCTGGCGTCGACGCTGCTCATCACCACGTGGTCGCGGCTCGCGTTCAACGGCGCCGACTTCGGCTGGGGCGAGCCGACCATGTCCGGGCCAGTCACGCTGCCAGAGAAGGAGGTCATACTCTTCCTCGCGCACGGCAAGGAGAGGAAGAGCATCAACGTGCTGCTCGGCCTGCCGGCGTCCGCCATGGACGCTTTCCAAGAGCTCATGGACGAGATATGA